The sequence TTGGAACGGGCAGGGTATGAGGTGAACGTGTCGCGGCCGCGGCCGGCCAAGAAAATTGCTGTGGAGTTCACCGGGACGCTGCGGCCAGAGCAGAAGAAGGCAGTGCGGGATGTGTGCGCTGATCCGGTGGGGATCCTGCTGGCGGACCCGGGGCAGGGCAAGACGGTGATGGCGTGTGCGGTGATCGGCAATCGGAAGGTGCGCACGGCGATCGTCGTGAACCGGAAAGAGCTGCAGAAACAGTGGGAGTCGCGGCTGGACACCTTTCTCGACTGTGTTGACGGCGTGGAGGTTGTGTCGCAGCAAGCGCTCGCGCGCTCGGGCCCGGGCTTGCTGGCAGAGTATGACCAGATCATTGTGGACGAATGCCACGGAGCGGTCGGGCCGGCGACGGAAGCGGCTTTGAGTTCTGTGAAAGCGCGCTATTGGCTGGGGTTGACCGCGACGAACTACCGCTACGACAAGCTAGACCGGCTGATCAACTTCCAGTTCGGGCCCGTGCGGCATCACATGGTGCGCGAGACCGGGGTGGGCAAGCGGACTGTGATCGTGCGGCGCACACCGTTTAGCAGCGAAAGTGCAGATTTAGTAGAACTCTGTAACGAGATCGCCGAGGATTCTGCTCGGGTAGAACTGCTCGCCCAGGATGTGGCAGAAGCGCTCGGCCAAGGGCGGTGCTGCCTGGTGCTAGTGAACAGGTTGGCGGGTGTAGACGCAATGTACAAGGCAGTAGTATCTGCCCTGGCGGGTGGCGCCGATAGTGAAATCCCCGTACTTACTATGACGGGAGCACAAACGACGGCGGAACGATCTGAGTTACGTAAGCAGTTAGAAGCACCGCAGTTGTGCTTAATCGCGATGAACAAAACTGCCGGTGAGGGCCTAGATGTGCCACAGTTAGATGCGCTTTTTCTGGCCGCTCCATTTAGATTCAAAGGGCTGGTAGTACAGTACACGGGTCGCATCACCAGGCGCGATGACGTAGATGCAGTGGTGTACGACTACGTCGATACGGCAGTGCCGATGCTAAACCGGATGGCGGGAGGCAGACACCGGGAGATGAAGAAAATCGGGTGGGATGTCGTGGAAGGGTGAGTGTTTAGGCGTCGCATTGGTTGTACGGAAGCGATTAGGTCTGGTGACTGTCAGGATTTGTCAGGATTTGGGCGACTCAAACATGTATGTAGTGAAAACCTATCCTATGTTGGATCGCGTGCCGATGCGGAGGATCTCACCCAGGAAACGCTGTTAACCCTGTTGACTAAAACCCCATGTTTTAATGATGAGGAGCACGAGAAGGCGTGGGTGCTGCGAGTAGCGATCAATAAGTGCAAGGAGCATCTGCGCAAACATGCTCGACTAGTGCCACTCGACGAGCAGGAACTAGCCGTGCGTCAACCTGTCGGAAATAAACACCACGGCGCCGTTGGGTGTCTGCCACCGTTTTCGGCTTTGGGGTGTCGGACATGGAAATGCTGGACACTATTGGCAGACCAATCAATGCACGCGATACGTAGGCGGGGTGACGATCAGCGCAGAGGCGATCATAGGTGACGAAAGTCAACTCGCAGTGCGCTATCGCATTGAGTTTGAGGAAGGCCGAGAAGTTCCCCGCACTATCGAGGAATTGCACTTTGGCTACCATGAACTTGAAGTGCGCGCGATGCAGGGAGGTGGATTGACCCACAGTGAATTCCATGATGAAAATTCAGGCGATAACGCTATCGTGTTCTTCAGCGATCTGCGGGATGGTCAAGAAGTGGTGGCACCCGGCCTGTGGAAAATGCGTTTTGAAATTAACTTTCCTGAAAATGGTCGTACGCTGAACATTGATGGCAGTACCGGCATTACTTAGGTAAGTGTGTTTCCAATCGCTTTGAGCTGGGACTTTGTTGAGCGTGAGGAGAATGGTGGCTATTGTCCACCAGTGATGTTGGAATTCGCGGATGGTTCCACTGACACTTTCTGGGGTGGGCCCGGCGGTTTAAATAATGGAGTTAGGGTCCCCGGCTGGTCGTCGATAAGCGAAATAGCTGGGGGATTCCTCCCGAATTTCATGGGCGTGCTCCAACTAGGCACGCGAATCAAAATTCTGGTGCACGACAATATCGTGAAGGTGTGGAGATTCAGCACCTTAAGGCCCGGTAAACCACTCCGATTGTCCCCACGAGGCTGCGGTTAAGGCACACCCCAAGGATTCACGGAGAAGATACCCTCGGCTAGCACGGCTAGCACGGCTAGCACGGCTATCGCAGTCTAAAATTGCGGAAGTGCCGTGTCGGCTCTGGAATCAGGTAGCCTTTAGCGCAACCTTTAGCGTGACTCGGCGACAGCGGTTTCTTCCTTCCACCGGCGCGCGGTCATAAAAGAACGAATGCCAAGCACCAGATAAACCACCAACAGAACGAAAGTGATGGTGCTGACGATCACGGCCGCAGGGCGTTGCGCAGTTCCGGCAAAAACTTCACCTAGCTGGAGGACGCTACGGAAAGTGCCGAGGATCCCGAGGATCGCGACAACAAGGGCGATGTGGATACCAATCTTCGGTTGTTTGATACCAATGGCACCGAAAATAGCGATAACAGCCCCCAGGATTGACGGGATGAGGGCGGTCCAGCTAGCCATTCCGGTGGCAAAGTAGGCGATAATGCCCAGGATAATAAGGATAGCGCCGAAAGAAATAGTGATTCTAGGCATAATAAGCCAGTCTCCTTTGATAGGACAATTGAAATGAATGGTGTTGGGACCAGTGTAGCCCCCGAATCATATAGATAGCTAGGCTGCGTGCCGGACGGTGAGCCGGTGATATGCCACTACTCCAGTTGGCTCCGGCGCTGGCGCAGCTCGCGTTCGGCGGCGTAGAGGGGAGAGCCACTTAAGGGCAAGGTCTCTAGATTCACGGCCTGAGCAGCGCGCATGGCTACCGTGTTAGCGCTTCGAGCTGCAGCATGGGGCAGGCCGATAGCGTCTGCGAACTCATCCCAATGACGTAGGCGGACGTTTTTCGTTCGGCCCGCGACCGGCAAGGCCAACGTCATATCCCCGTACAGCGCGGTGCACGGCACGTCATAGACTGGTGCAATATGCCAGTCGCCAGTGGCATCTTGCACGATCGAGACGTTCTTTGCATGCAAGTCGCCGTTACCAGTTAGCCACGCAAAGATAAATTGGAGATACAGGTTGCGGGTAGCAATAAGCGGTGCTTTAGTTTTGGCGGCCAGCGCTTTAACTACTTCTGCTGCGTCGACGTTGTACTTTCGTGCTGGAGGAAGATCCAACACTTGGGTGGCATCTTCAAGCGCCCGTGTCGAGCCATCTGTGCAACGGTCGAATCGTTTCACCACTAGGCCGGGAATCGATTCGCGGTCATGTGTTATCGTTGCTTCACTAACTGGAATTCCCAGGTTGTGGGCGTGGGTGAGATGGAGCGCCTCGTTGAACACTAAGTGTGGATGCTCAGGAGGATCAATTTTGAGAATTGCGTGTTGGTTTCGACTCGTGACCAACGCATTAATCATAGATGCGGAGGCCTTCGATTGAACACCGGGAATGCCAACCGTATCCACCAAGTCGACAATATCGCGGAACCGAACATTCGGATCACCAATATCAATAGACGGAACAGAATCAGATGGGTGCTGGCCTTCTGGTAAGACTTGGACATCTCCAGGAAGATCATTTCCTACAGCAAGCAGTAGCGTAAATTCATCATCCAAGGAAGTCTTGACCGCACGCTGTAACACCGATAGTCGGTGGCCCTCAGGTAACAGACCCGCGAAGAAAGGCGGCAGCGCCCCGTTGGGGGCGGGGGAGCGGTCAACGCCGAGAGGGAGTGTCGTGGCAACACCTGGACCGCTGTAGGATTCTTTGTATTGGAAAGTAACGCTTCCCGAGTCATTTCGGGTCAGCTGAGCAGCGAGCCGTCCAGCTTTGAACACATTCGCGCTGTCAATGAAACGCAGTCGTGACAGGTCTGTCATGAGGTCACCTCAAAAGAGAGCCCAAGGACATCGAGGACCGTGAGTACCGAGTTCAAGCTCGGTGAGCCCGTCCCATGCTCGATATCGCGTACTGTTTTATCCGATAATCCCGCGAGCTCCGAGAGTTGCACCTGGGTAAGATTGTATGTCTTGCGGGTTTTGTAGATGATCTTGCCAACATTCACAGCTACGTCGTTACGCGTCTCAGCCACGAGCACACCTTTCGGAAGAATCCTTCGGATTAATGGATTATCCCGCAGTATAACTGAAGTGAAGATCAAGAATCCGAAGTATCCTTCGGATTTGGCCCTTTTCGGGTGCGGCGGCCGACCCGGAAGCCGTATTCCGAATAATACTTCGGAATTTTGGGGAAACAACAGCCTTGATGGCCATTTCTGAAACGCTCACGTATTTATCTGGAATGCTGGCCTCAAGGCTAATCAAGGGTGCTGCATTTGGTGTTTCGAAGTTGTTGGCCTTGGTGGGGCTACTCGCAGGCCACGCCGTCACCATCGCGGTCGAGCTTGCTCCTATAGCCGGGCTCGCCAGCGTAAATCGGGGCGGCACCAGCAGCGCGGGCCTCGCTGCAATTCGCGTAATAGACCGACGCTGCTGCAGGAGCAGCCGGCGGTGCAGGAGCTGGGGCGGGCGCTGGTGGTGGTGCCGGTGCGGGCGCTGGTGGTGGGGCGAGGAACCCGAGCTGCTGATTGTTTTCCTCGGGGGCAGGGGCGGGCTCAGGTGCTGGCTCTGGTTCGGGGGCCGGGGCAGGCTCGGCGGTCACCGTCTCAGTGACCGTGATCGTGGAGAAAGCCGTGGTCACTTCGGTAACGGTGGTCGAGCGGTTCAGTGAAGCTTCAGCCGTATCGTCGGGACTGCCAGCACACGCAGTGGCAGATATGGCCACCGTGGTAAGAGCAGCAAGGGTAGTAAAGCGACGGAATTGGGGATGCAGTCTATGAGACATGTCAGTCCTTATGCTTCGACAAAAGTTTGATTAGGAAAACTAACTCTCCACATACTATCGCTAGATTCACGCGGAAACCAATCCTGGGGCTGGGGAGCCCCGTGTGGTAGAGGACCGAGCCCCGTCGAGCGCTCGGTCGCGCAGGCGGCGTCTCCAAGCAGGTAGGGCGCTTTCCGGCAACGGTTTCACCCAAACAATCGCCCTGGAACTGCAGGGATGGGACGACGAGATGGCATCGCGCGGAAGCCACGTACGCCCGCATGGCCACCAGCCAGGGCGAACACCGCGTCTGAACTGCGGCTGGATGGCAAATTGTAATGCTCAATGATCAGCGCGAAGCATATCTCGACACGCTAGAGCGGGCAGACACAGGTAACTACCGTCCTTGTATCGACCACATTAGAGAAAAAGTTCCACGGTCTGCCGCCACCACCACAGTTATAACTCAGTGTGTCAAGGGCCGTGTCGACAGCGATTAACGTGGTGTGTTTAGGGTCCAAGCCAGGATTTCGTTCATGGGCGGGCGGGGTTGGTTGTCGATAAGCACCTGCGCGTGGTCAACGATGACCCCACTGGCACCTTGGAACCGCACCGAGAATTGGTCGTCGAATTGCGCAACGTGGATCCCGTGATTGACAAAGCAACACGCCAACGCATCGAAGCGAGGGCAGAAAACTTTGTTAATCATTTCGGGGCGGTAGAGGTATACAGGTATCGGGTCGGCAGTTGAGCCGCAGTCCCACACCCGTGGGACACCGGCGAGTTGTTGGAACGGTTGGTCTTCGCTGCGCTCGGGTGAGGTACGTGCGGGTAGGGCATGGATCGGCGAGGCCTTTAGTTGCGCGAAGGTAAGTTGGCTGCCGGTGCGCCACGTCAGTTATGTAACGAAACGGTCTCGGAACCGATAGAGGGGGAGTACACCGTATTAAACCGTATTAACCGGCATCAAGGCCGGAGAACAGGGAAAGGTCATTCATGAAGGTCAAACGGGTTTTGGTTTCTGTCGCTACAGCAGCAGCGCTTGTCATGGGCGGGGCGCAGGTTGCTGGGGCGCAGCCGGCTGGGCAGGCTGCTGGGGCGCAGGTTGCTGGCCAGGAGGCTGCCAAAGATGAAGACGGCTCTGCGGCGCGATTGTCGTCGCTGAGCTCGGAAAGCTTGTCCAGTAGCGGGACTAAGGGAGAAACCGGTGATCTAGATAAAGGTGACAAGGATGACGAAGCCTCTGAGGTTGCGGCGATGAGCTCCGAGGTAGTCGCCGACCTCTTCGGCCCGCTTGCGCCACTAGTTGTGGCGCTTTCTCCGCTGCTGGCAAAGCTGCTCGGGATGCTCGACGTGATCACGGATGCGGTGGGTAGCGTTGCAAACCTGGGTGCTGCTGTGCGATAGGGGCATCTGTTTGCCGGTGGCGTCAGTTTTGGTCGACAAATAACGGGTCTGTGTGGGTGGCGGGCGGATTTGTCGGCGGAAAAGCGCGTTGACCCCTTTCGAAGCGGAAGCAACAGTGGGGCAGGGGGAATCGTCGTTAAGCGCGATGTGTAATACAAAGCGCAATGGTCGCCTCATCAACTAAGTGCGGTACGCTGCCAGCATGAGAAAAGCTTTCAAGGTCCTGTGAATTTTTGTTGCGTCGGCGCTGCTGGTCGTAGCTATCATCGCCGCTTTGTGGACGGTCAACCCGACGCAGGGCGAGGAAGAGGTGTCGGTCACGCGCACGACGGTGGAAGGCTCGTTCGATCAAATCGCCGAGTTGTCCGTTGAGGAATATATCTTCACCAACGTGGGCAAGCGCGAGAACGCAGGCCGAGTGCTGTTCGGGCGCAACGTGCCGCTGACAGGCAACTCATTTTTGCTGACCTACTCCGGCGTGGTCAAGGCGGGCGTGGAGGATTTTGAGGCGGTGGAGGTGCGTATCGACGATGAGGCAGCCACCATCGATGTGACGGTGCCGAGGGTAAAGGTGACAAGTTCTGAAATCGATCCGGACTCAATAACTGTGTACGACCAGTCAATGAACCCGTTCAACCAGATAGAAATGCAAGACTTCTCCAATTTCATTGCCGAAGAAAAACGCGTGGCCGAGCAAAAGGCTGTGGAGGCTGGACTTCTGGAGCGCGCGGAAGATCGCGTGAAAATGCTGATGGTCTCGCATGTGGAGGCACTGACTGGGGGCACCCAGCAGGACGGCTACGCCGTGAAGGTGGGTTGGAAGTAGTGGTGTAGGCGGCGGGCAGGCGCTGTCAAGCGCACAATAATTGTCATGTCACCCAATTGTCAATCATTCTATTGAATGTTAGGGTAGATCTTAAGTGTTTACTGAGAAAGGGGTAGACATGCGTAAAAGTTTCTTGACCTGGGGTGCGGTGGTCGTCTCGGCCTCGCTGCTACTGACCGCTTGCAGCGACTCCGACACCACAACTGACGCGGGATCAGACGCGACCAACGGCACCACTTCTTCATCCAGCCAGCGTGGAGGCAGCACTACCGAGCGTGCCGACGACGAACTGGTCCTCGCACTCGGAGATTTCGGCGAGTCTGAATTTGATCCCGCCAAGGGCTGGGGTACCCACAATGAGCACAAGGTGCTGCACTCTTCCCTGCTGAAGTGGACCAATGACATGGAATTGGTCGGCGACCTCGCGGAATCCTACGACGTGGACGGGGCAACCTGGACATTCCAACTCAACCCTGACTTCGCTTTTTCTGACGGCGAGCCCGTCACCGCAGAAGACGTTGTGTTCACCTACGAGATGCTGGTCGAGGATGGAACCAACTTTGACCTCTCTACGGTCAAGGAGGTCCGCGCCGAAGGTGACACCACGGTGGTCTTCGAGCTCAACGGGCCAGACTCGCTTTTTGGGCCGCTGACCGCACTGATCGGCATTGTTCCGGAGCATGCTTATGGCCCCGACTACTCTGATAACCCCATTGGCTCCGGCCCGTACAAGATCGTTGATAAGCAGATCGGCGAGCAGGTTATCATGGAAGCCAACGAGCACTACCCGCAGGAGATGCACTATAAGAAGCTCACATTCTTACTGGCAGACGAAGAAGCCGCCATCGCCGCGGCTAACGCCGGCGAGGTCGACGTACTGAAGGTCTCGCACAGTAACGCAGACCAGCAGATTGATGGCATGGAGCTGGAGGTGCGCGAATCCGTCGATACGTTCGCAGTTGTTCTTCCTGTTACTGAGTCCGGCAACACGGGTGTCACTGTGGGCGAGAAGGTGGAAGTTGGCAACGACATCACTGCCGACCCAGCAATCCGCGAAGCGATCACCGTGGGGCTTGACCGCGAGGAGCTGTCCGAGCTGGTGCTCAACGGATACGGGCACCCGGCATGGTCGGTGGCTGACGAGCTACCGTGGGAAGTTGACTTCTCCTTCGACGACGGCCAGGTTGAGCAAGCCACCCAGATCCTGAAGGACGCCGGATGGGAAGACACCAACGGCGACGGCACCGTGGACAAAGACGGCACCGAAGCAGTCATCCCGCTGATGGTGCCCTCTACTGACCCGACCCGCGTCGACCTCGGCGAGGTACTAGCGGTGCAGGCCGAACGATTTGGCATCAAGTTTGAGCAAGAACATGTCACCTGGGATGACATCTACGAAGAGGGCAAGACCAAGGCGGTTATTTTCGCTCTGGGCTCACTCTCGCCTAAGGAATTGTGGGACGTTTACTCCACCGACGCGATTGATACTGGCTACAACAACATGCCGAACTACTCCAACCCGGAAGTAGATAAGTATTTTGAGCAGGCACGCCGCGCAGAAGACTTCGAGGCGTCGCTGAACCTTTGGAAAGAAGGCCAGAAGGCCGGTGCCAACGCACACCCTGATGGTGATGTTTCCATGGCGTGGATCCTGCGCCGTGACCACCTCTTCATAGTCAACGAGGACGTTGACTTAGGCAGCGAACTCATCCATGGACATGGCCACGGCCTGCAGATCTTCCGCAATGTGGAGGAATGGAGCTGAAGCGGCTAGCACTAACGATTATTCGGCTGGCAGGGCTGCTGCTGAGTGTCACACTCGTGGCATTCCTGCTTGTCGAGTTTTCGCCCTTGGACCCCATCGCGGAGTACATCAATGACCTGCAAGGGATCAGCGATGAGCAGATCGCCCAGATTGCTGCGCTGTGGGGGCAGGACCAACCGTGGTGGCAGCGCTACTTCGGCTGGCTGGGTGGGTTAATCACTGGTGACATGGGCACCAGCTACATGTACCGTCGTGATGTCGCCGACATCCTCGCCTACGCGGTGGGTAACTCGCTGATCCTCATGACGATTGCGTGGTCGCTTTCTGCCGTCCTCGGTTACAGCCTCGGAGTGGTGGCCGGCGCGCGCCGCGGTGGGATCTTCGACCGGATCATCGTCGCGGTGACCTACCTGCTCACCTCAACGCCAACATTCGTGGTAGGCCTCGTTCTCATCATGATTTTCGGCGTGTACTTGGGCTGGGTGCCCGTGGGGATGTCGCAACCATTGGGCATGCTTTCCGACGAAGTTACTTTCACTGACCGCCTCCAACATGCAGTGATGCCGGCCATCACTGTGGCGCTGGTGGGTATTTCTTCGGTGACGCTGCACACTCGCCAGGCAATGGTGGCGTTTATGGACTCTGACATTGTGCGCTTTGCCCGTTCCCGCGGGATGTCCACAGGTCAGATTGTGTGGCGCCAAGGTATCCGCAACACCATTATTCCGGCGATCATGCTGCAGTTCACCACGCTGTCATCCCTGGTGGGTGGCTCGGTGATGGCAGAGACCGTCTTCTCCTATCACGGCTTGGGCTCCATCATTACCCAAGCAGGCCTCAATGGTGATATCCCGCTGCTGCTGGGTGCTGTGGTGATCACCTCGATGGTGGTGTTTGTGGGAAACCTGCTGGCAGACGCCATCGCGGTGGCATTGGAGCCACGCATTCACAGCAGCAAACAAGCACAGGTAAAGGAGGACCGCGATGCGTTCGACCCTGTATCAGCCACGGCGCACCCTCAATAACCGCGTGCTATTCGCCGTGTTCCTTGTGCTGGCTATTGTCTGGGTGGCACTCATTTTCTTCCTGGCGGCTGCCTACCCTGAGGCGTCGATACGCCCCACCGCAGGCCAGCGCAACCTACCACCCGACAGCGAATTCCTGCTCGGCACAGACTGGATGGGCCGCGATATGATGGCGCGTACTGTCAAAGGGCTGGCTTTAAGTCTGCGCGTGGCAGCGGTCACCGCCACGGTGTCTGCGCTGGTCTCTGTGGTACTTGGCATCCTGGCTGCTAGTGGGCCGAAGTGGGCCGATCGGCTGGTCAACTGGCTTGTCGACATGAACTTGGGCGTGCCCCACATTGTGGCCTCCCTGCTGATCTCGTTTGCGGTTGGTGGAGGAACTCTCGGTGTGGTGCTTGGCGTGGGGCTGACCCAATGGGCGCCGCTGGCACGGCTAATCCGCGGTGAGATCTTGAAGGTGCGGGAAGAACCATATGTGGCCATGTCACGCGCCCGCGGCCATAGTCGTGGTTGGGTGGTGCGCAACCACCTTTTGCCGGCGCTGATCCCTCATATCCTGGTGGGCTACGTTTACATGATCCCGCATTCCATCCTGCACGAGTCTTCGCTGACATTTCTTGGTTTTGGCTTCGACCCCACACGCCCGTCGTTAGGCATCATTTTGAGCGAAGGTATGCGCTTCCTCTCTGCCGGGCAGTGGTGGCTGGTCGCAGGTCCCATCGTGATGCTGCTTGTACTCGTGTTGCTTCTCGAGGCATCTAGCCAACTGCTGCGCGGCCTGCTCGCCCCGGCCACGAGGCACCAATAGGAGAAACATGACTGCACCATCTGCATTATTTGTGCGCGACCTTGAGGTCTCCTTCCACCAATACGTTGGGTTGGTGGGGCGCCGCCACGTCACACCCTTGCGCGGGGTCAGTCTGGACATCGCGCCGGGGGAGATCCTGGCTGTTGTCGGCGCGTCCGGCGGGGGTAAGTCTTTGCTTGCCGACGCCATCCTGGGACTTCTGCCCGTTAACTCGCATGTGCGCGGCAAAATTCATGTGGACCCCGACACCATGAGGTACGTGCCTCAAGGTGTCAACCACTTCGACCCAACCTTGACCATGGGTAAGTTCATTTCGATGGACCGCTTGGACCCAGTGCGCCAGTTGGCACGGTTTGGGTTGGGGGAGGAGGTCGCCCACATGTACCCCCACGAACTATCTGGCGGGATGCTGCGGCGTGCCACCCTGGCCACTGTCAACCCGAAACTGACGCGGCTACTAATCGCTGACGAGCCAACCCCTGGCCTGGATCCCGCCACAACTGACCTGGTGTTGGAGTTTTTTAACCAGCTGTCGGTCGAGGGCTGCGCTATCTTGTTCATCACTCATGACATGGTGGCTGCCACGCGTGTGGCTCACCGCATTGCTGTGCTACGCGATGGTCAGATCGTGGAAACTGTGCCCGGCGATCTGTCCGGCGAGCTAGCTCCTTATACCCAAGCCCTGTGGGATGCCCAACCCGCCAACAAATTCTGGGGAGCAATCCGATGAGCCTGCATGCACACGACATTAGTTTCGCGTATCCCGGCGCTGGCGCTGCCACCGGGGCAGGCCCCATCCTGTGCGGGATTAATCTGGAGGTGCCGCCCGGTGTGGTTGTCGGCCTGCACGGCTACAGCGGTGCCGGTAAATCCACCCTGGCGAAGATTTTGGCCGGGCAATTGCTACCGGATGCAGGTCAGGTCACCGTTGACGGCCAACCGCTGCACCACGGCACGTACCTGCCTGTCCAATTGATTCAGCAGCACCCTGAGCGTGCCATTGATGCCCGCTGGCGCCTGAACAAAGTTGTGCGGGGTATCTCGGCAGAGACTTTGGAGCGTATGGGTGTAGAGCCTGACTGGCTGGAGCGCTACCCTTTGGAGGTCTCGGGCGGCCAGCTGCAACGCATCAATATCTCACGCGCTTTAGATCCGCGCACCAAATACGTGGTGGCTGATGAAATCACCACCATGATGGACGCGCTGCTTCAGGCAGACATTTGGGCAGGGCTTATCGACGAAGTCCAGCGAAGGCAGCTCGGATTGTTAGTGATCTCGCACGACCATGACCTGCTGCGCCACGTGTGCGACCAGGTTGTGGCCTTGGACGAGCTGGGCTAGTGACTCTAGTCGCTCCGGTGGTGACGGGTGGCTGCGGGCAGGGTCCTGCGCCAGGTTTCGCGCCGGCACGTGCTAGAAGTTTGCTTGGAGGCATGGCACCAACTAGGATCAGGCGAAGATCAATTGAACTTTAGAACATTTGGAGAAGATTCCATGTCGCTTGCACAAAAGTCCACTTTGGGCGCCATCGCGCTAACCACCGCCATCACACTTGTGGCCTGCGGAGGTGAGACCGCCGACAATGGTGCCAGCGGATCGGGAGAGTCGTCGGCAAGCGACACTACTACCGCCGCTGCAAGCGACTTTGAGCCGGTGACCATTGATAACTGCGGCACCGAATTCACCATCGAGCAGGCCCCGCAGCGCGCGACCACCCTAGAGCAGGGCGCGACCGACACGCTGCTCATGCTCGGCGCGGCCGACCAGATCGCCGGCCACAGTCACTACAAATCGCACCCGCCGGCCGGCTACGAGGATGAAACCGAGCAGCTCACACTGATCAGTGAAGACCCAGCGACGTCCGAACAGCTGCGCGCAGCCGACACGGATTTCATCTACTCGCCATTCGAACTGTCCTGGGACGAGTCCGGTGCCGGCACCCGCGAAGAATGGGCGCAGTTGGGCGTGCCCACCTTCAACAACAACACCGAATGCCAGGAATACGGCGACAACAAGGGTAAGACCCAGTTTGAGCTGCTGGAGCGCGACTTCACCGAGCTCGGCCAGATTTTTGGGCGCCAAGACGAGGCTCAAGCGCTGATCAAGAAGCAAAACGAGGCGCTGGAAGACGCATCCGACACTCAAGCGCCAGAAGGCACCACGTTCATGATGCTGTACTCTGCCTATGAGTCAGATCCCTACGTGGCCGGTGGCCCATCGATCCTGACCGAGATGGGCGGGCTGTTCGGCATGACCAACGTTTTTGCCGATGTCGATGAGGAATGGCCCACCGTTTCCTGGGAGGCCGTCGCTGAGGCAAATCCTGACGTGATTATTCTCGGCGACCTACCTCTGCGTGGCTCACCTGGTGATAAGTGGGAAGAAAAGGTGGAAATCCTTGAAACCACCCCCGCTGTGCAG comes from Corynebacterium cystitidis and encodes:
- a CDS encoding ABC transporter substrate-binding protein, with protein sequence MRKSFLTWGAVVVSASLLLTACSDSDTTTDAGSDATNGTTSSSSQRGGSTTERADDELVLALGDFGESEFDPAKGWGTHNEHKVLHSSLLKWTNDMELVGDLAESYDVDGATWTFQLNPDFAFSDGEPVTAEDVVFTYEMLVEDGTNFDLSTVKEVRAEGDTTVVFELNGPDSLFGPLTALIGIVPEHAYGPDYSDNPIGSGPYKIVDKQIGEQVIMEANEHYPQEMHYKKLTFLLADEEAAIAAANAGEVDVLKVSHSNADQQIDGMELEVRESVDTFAVVLPVTESGNTGVTVGEKVEVGNDITADPAIREAITVGLDREELSELVLNGYGHPAWSVADELPWEVDFSFDDGQVEQATQILKDAGWEDTNGDGTVDKDGTEAVIPLMVPSTDPTRVDLGEVLAVQAERFGIKFEQEHVTWDDIYEEGKTKAVIFALGSLSPKELWDVYSTDAIDTGYNNMPNYSNPEVDKYFEQARRAEDFEASLNLWKEGQKAGANAHPDGDVSMAWILRRDHLFIVNEDVDLGSELIHGHGHGLQIFRNVEEWS
- a CDS encoding ABC transporter permease, encoding MRSTLYQPRRTLNNRVLFAVFLVLAIVWVALIFFLAAAYPEASIRPTAGQRNLPPDSEFLLGTDWMGRDMMARTVKGLALSLRVAAVTATVSALVSVVLGILAASGPKWADRLVNWLVDMNLGVPHIVASLLISFAVGGGTLGVVLGVGLTQWAPLARLIRGEILKVREEPYVAMSRARGHSRGWVVRNHLLPALIPHILVGYVYMIPHSILHESSLTFLGFGFDPTRPSLGIILSEGMRFLSAGQWWLVAGPIVMLLVLVLLLEASSQLLRGLLAPATRHQ
- a CDS encoding DUF4230 domain-containing protein; this encodes MWTVNPTQGEEEVSVTRTTVEGSFDQIAELSVEEYIFTNVGKRENAGRVLFGRNVPLTGNSFLLTYSGVVKAGVEDFEAVEVRIDDEAATIDVTVPRVKVTSSEIDPDSITVYDQSMNPFNQIEMQDFSNFIAEEKRVAEQKAVEAGLLERAEDRVKMLMVSHVEALTGGTQQDGYAVKVGWK
- a CDS encoding ABC transporter permease, which produces MELKRLALTIIRLAGLLLSVTLVAFLLVEFSPLDPIAEYINDLQGISDEQIAQIAALWGQDQPWWQRYFGWLGGLITGDMGTSYMYRRDVADILAYAVGNSLILMTIAWSLSAVLGYSLGVVAGARRGGIFDRIIVAVTYLLTSTPTFVVGLVLIMIFGVYLGWVPVGMSQPLGMLSDEVTFTDRLQHAVMPAITVALVGISSVTLHTRQAMVAFMDSDIVRFARSRGMSTGQIVWRQGIRNTIIPAIMLQFTTLSSLVGGSVMAETVFSYHGLGSIITQAGLNGDIPLLLGAVVITSMVVFVGNLLADAIAVALEPRIHSSKQAQVKEDRDAFDPVSATAHPQ
- a CDS encoding excalibur calcium-binding domain-containing protein — its product is MSHRLHPQFRRFTTLAALTTVAISATACAGSPDDTAEASLNRSTTVTEVTTAFSTITVTETVTAEPAPAPEPEPAPEPAPAPEENNQQLGFLAPPPAPAPAPPPAPAPAPAPPAAPAAASVYYANCSEARAAGAAPIYAGEPGYRSKLDRDGDGVACE
- a CDS encoding helix-turn-helix domain-containing protein, yielding MAETRNDVAVNVGKIIYKTRKTYNLTQVQLSELAGLSDKTVRDIEHGTGSPSLNSVLTVLDVLGLSFEVTS
- a CDS encoding ATP-binding cassette domain-containing protein — translated: MTAPSALFVRDLEVSFHQYVGLVGRRHVTPLRGVSLDIAPGEILAVVGASGGGKSLLADAILGLLPVNSHVRGKIHVDPDTMRYVPQGVNHFDPTLTMGKFISMDRLDPVRQLARFGLGEEVAHMYPHELSGGMLRRATLATVNPKLTRLLIADEPTPGLDPATTDLVLEFFNQLSVEGCAILFITHDMVAATRVAHRIAVLRDGQIVETVPGDLSGELAPYTQALWDAQPANKFWGAIR
- a CDS encoding sigma factor, with the protein product MFRRRIGCTEAIRSGDCQDLSGFGRLKHVCSENLSYVGSRADAEDLTQETLLTLLTKTPCFNDEEHEKAWVLRVAINKCKEHLRKHARLVPLDEQELAVRQPVGNKHHGAVGCLPPFSALGCRTWKCWTLLADQSMHAIRRRGDDQRRGDHR
- a CDS encoding type II toxin-antitoxin system HipA family toxin, with translation MTDLSRLRFIDSANVFKAGRLAAQLTRNDSGSVTFQYKESYSGPGVATTLPLGVDRSPAPNGALPPFFAGLLPEGHRLSVLQRAVKTSLDDEFTLLLAVGNDLPGDVQVLPEGQHPSDSVPSIDIGDPNVRFRDIVDLVDTVGIPGVQSKASASMINALVTSRNQHAILKIDPPEHPHLVFNEALHLTHAHNLGIPVSEATITHDRESIPGLVVKRFDRCTDGSTRALEDATQVLDLPPARKYNVDAAEVVKALAAKTKAPLIATRNLYLQFIFAWLTGNGDLHAKNVSIVQDATGDWHIAPVYDVPCTALYGDMTLALPVAGRTKNVRLRHWDEFADAIGLPHAAARSANTVAMRAAQAVNLETLPLSGSPLYAAERELRQRRSQLE